The segment GGGCGGTGCGCAGGTCGGCCAGGGCGCCGTCGAGATCCCCGTCGTACTGGCGGATCAGGGCGCGCAGCGGCAGCACGGTGGCCTGGCCCCACTTGTCGCCGATCCGGCGGAAGCCGTCGAGCGCGGCGCCGGCGTCCAGGCTGAGCAGCCCCAGGTCGCCGGCGTTCTCGGCGATCTGGGCCCGCAACATGTGGCCGAGCGAGGCCAGCCAGAGATCCGGCCCGGCGATCATCCGCTCGATACGTTCGGCGGCGGCGTCGTGCTCCTCGCCGAAGTAGAGGACGAAGGTGGCGATGGCGCCGGTCGCACCGGGCATGTCCGGGTGGGTGAGGAGCCGCCGGGCCAGTGCGCGGACCCGGACCCGGCGCTGGTCCACGGTCTCGGTCATCAGGGTCGGCTCGATGCCGCTGCGGTTGAGGAAGAGGATGGCCTCCGCGCAGTCGGCCGCCAGTGCGTCGGTCTCCCCCGGCACGGCCAGGGCTGCGGTCAGCCAGTAGGAGGCGTCGGTGTTGCGGCCGAACATGTGCCAGTACCAGCACAGGTGCAGGGCGAACCGGATCGCGGCCGGGCCGTTGCCGGAGTCGCAGAGGTGACGCAGGGCGGCGAGCGCGTTGTCGTACTCGGCGCGCAGCAGGCGGACGGCGGTGAACTGGTCGGCGGTGCGCAGCATCGGGTCGTAGCGGGCCAGGAACGTGGCGAACCAGTCGGCGGCCAGATCCCGGACCTCGCCGAGGATGCCCTGTTCGGTGAGGCGCTCGATGCCGTACTCGCGGATCGTCTCGAGCATCCGGTACCGGCCGTCCGGCGCGAGTTGCAGCAGCGACCGGTCGACCAGGGCGGCGAGCAGGTCGGGCACGTCCGCGGCGGCGAACGGGGCGAGGGCCGCGGCGGACTCGGCGGTGACGCCGCCGGGCAGGACGGCGACGCGTTCGGCGAGGGCGCGCTCGTCGCCGGCCAGCAGGTTCCAGCTCCAGGCGATGACGGCGCGCAGCGTACGGTGCCGGGGCTGGGCGGTGCGGCTGCCGGTGGTGAGCAGGCGGAACCGGTCGGACAGGCCGGCCGCCAGCTCGGGCAGGGCGAGGGTGCGCAGCCGCGCCGCAGCCAGTTCCAGGGCGAGCGGCAGACCGTCGAGACCGCGTACGAGCCGGACGACATCGGCCACGGTGCCGGCGTCCACCCGGAAACCGGGGCGGACGGCGCCGGCCCGCTCGGCGAAGAGCCGCACTGCGGGGGTGCGGGCGGCGTCGGCGAATTCGGCGTCCGGCTCCGGCAGGCCGAGCGGGCCGAGCGGCACGAGCGCCTCGCCGTCCACCGCCAGCGGTTCGCGGCTGGTGGCCAGCACGTGCAGGTGCGGGCAGCGGACGAGCAGCGCGCTGGTCAGGCGCGCGACGGCGTCGACGAGGTGCTCGCAGTTGTCGACGACGAGCAGGATGCGGCGGCCGCTGAGCCGCTCGGCGAGCACGTCGAGGTCGTCGAGGCTGTCCGGGCGTACCCGGCTGGGGGTTTCGAAAAGGGCCGAGCCGCGCAGCCCGGCGGCGGCCACCACGGCCGCGCCCACCTTGGCCGCCTCGGTCACCGAGGCCAGATCGATCAGCCAGGTGCCGTCCGGGTAGGCGCCGGCCCGGCGGCGGGCCGCCTCCAGCGCCAGCCGCGTCTTGCCGGCGCCGCCCGGCCCGAGCACCGTGACCAGCCGGCCCGCGGCCAGCAGCGCGTCGATCCGGGCGAGATCGTCGTCACGGCCGACGAAGCTGGTCAGTGGGGCCGGCAGGTTGCTGGGCGTCGTTACTTGTACGGGTTGGGCACCGCGCAACAGCCGAAGATGACGTTCCCGCAGCGCCCCGCCGGGATCCGCGCCCAGTTGCTCGGCCAGTTCCTCGCGGATCCGCTCGTAGACGGCCAGCGCGTCGGCCTGCCGTCCCTGTTCGGCGAGACAGTCGACGAGCAGGGCCGCCACCCGTTCGTTGAGCGGATGCTCGGCGAACAATGCGGTCAGCCGGTCCCCGGCCTGCTCGGCGCGGCCCAGTGCCAGCTCGGTCTCGGCCAGGTCGGCGGTGATGTCGACGATCGCCTGCCCGAGCCGGGTGGCGTGGGCCGGCGCGACCTCGGCGAGTTCCGGGGCGAGCGGGCCGCTCAGCAGGGCGACGGCTTCCCCCAGCGCCGCGGCGGCGGCGACCGGATCACCGGCCCGCAGCCGGGCCCGGCCCGCGGCGGCCAGACCCTCGAACCGGGTGACGTCGACCTCGGCGGTGAGCTGGTAGCCGCCGTCGGACTGGGTGACGGCGTCGCCGCCGAGCAGCCGGCGCAGCCGGGAGACCAGCGACTGCAGGGCGTTGGGCGGGTCGGTGGGGCGGTCCCCGGGCCAGAGCGCGTCGACCAGGATGCCCGGCGGCACCGGGTGCCCGGCCGCGACGGCGAGCCGGGCCAGCAGGCCGCGCAGCCGGGCGCCGGGCACGGCCATCTCGGCGTCGCCGCGGTGGACCCGGACGGCGCCGAAGATGGCGACGTGCAGCCGGTCCCCGTCGTCACTCACCCGACGATCCTCCCGCGTGCTGTCCAGCCGGCCCACCCGGGTGTCAGTTCTCGTCGGCGTACGCCTCGACCTTGGCGGTGTCCCCGGCGACGATCAGGACCGCGCCCTCGGGGACGCTGGTCTCGGGTCGCGCGTACACGAAATCCTCGCCCGGCCGTTTGGTGCCGACCACCGTGACCCCCCACTTGGTGCGCAGCGCCAGCTGCGCCAGGGTCTGCCCGGCCGCGCCGCGCGGCGCCCGCACCTTGGCGATCGCGAAACCGTCGTCGAACTCGATGTAGTCCAGCATCCGCCCGCTGATCAGATGGGCCACCCGCTCGCCCATCTCCCGCTCGGGATAGATGACGTGGTCGGCGCCGACCGACGAGAGGATCTTGCCGTGCTTGACGCTGGTCGCCTTGGCCCAGATCTCCGGCACGCCCAGCTCGGTGAGGGTGAGCACGGTCAGCACGCTGGTCTCCAGGTTGGTGCCGATGCCGACCACGGCACGCGGGAAATCGTGTACGCCGAGCTGGCGCAACACGTCCTCGTCGGTGGCGTCGCCCTCCACCACGTGGGTCAGCCGGTCCGACCAGTCCTGCACGATCCGGGCGTCGGTGTCGATGCCGAGCACGTCGTACCCGAGGTCGAGCAGGGCCTCGGCGACCGCGCCACCGAACCGGCCCAGACCGATCACCACGACGTTGCCGCCCTGCGACGTTCTCCTGTCAGCCAACGAGGGGCCTCTCCTCCGGATAGCGGAACTGTCTGCGGCGGGTGTTCAGCGCGATCGCGGTGCCCACCGCGATCGTGCCGACCCGGCCGACGTACATCAGCACGACCAGCACGGCCTGCGCGCCCGGCGGCAGCTGCGGGGTGATGCCGGTGCTCAGGCCCACGGTCGCGAAGGCCGAGGTGGCCTCGAACAGGGCCCGGTCGAACGGCACGTTCTCGGTCAGCGCGTCCAAGGCGACGGTACCGGCCGCGACCAGCAGCACGCCCAGCAGCGCCACGGTCATCGCCTGCCGCTGCGTCTCCTCGGCGATCCGGCGCCGGCGGATCACCACGTCCGGCTCGCCGCGGAGCTCGGCCCAGATCACGTACGCCAGCAGCAGGAAAGTCGTCAGCTTGATGCCGCCGGCGGTGCTCGCGCTGCCGCCGCCGATGAACATCAGCCCGATCGTCACGGCGACCGTCTCGCTGTTCGCCTGCCCGAGATCCACGCTGTTGAAGCCGCCGGAGCGGGTCATCACGTCCTGGGTGAAAGCGGCCAGCAGCTTGCCCGGCACGTTGAGCGGACCCAGCGTGCCCGGGTTGCGCCACTCGAACGTCAGGAAGACCAGGAAGCCGACGACCGAGAAGAACAGGGTCCCGCACACCGTCAGCCAGGTGTGCGTCGACCAGCATCCGGGCGTACGCCACTCGCGGAACAACTCGAACAGGACCGGGAACCCGATCGCGCCGGCCATCACCCCGAGAGTGAGCGGCAGGCAGATCCACGGGTCGGTGACGAACCGGACGATGCTGTCCGGGTAGAGCGCGAAACCGCCGTTGTTGAACGCCTGGACCGCGTGGAAGACCGCTCCCCAGACGGCCCGGCCGAACGAGTAGTCGTAGGTCAGCCAGAACCGCAGGGTCAGGACGAACGCGATGGCGCTCTCACAGACCAGCATGACCAGCGCGACCCGCAGCAGCACGGCGCCGATGTTGCCGCTGGCCAGGCCGGCGCTCTCGGCCTGGGCGAGCAGCCGGCCGCGCAGCCGCAGCCGGCGCGAGACCAGCAGGCTGAGCAGCGTGGCCAGGGTCATGATGCCGAAGCCGCCGATCTGCGTGAGCACGGTCAGCAGCACATGGCCGAACGGTGACCAGTAGCTCGGGGTGTCCACCACGGCCAGGCCGGTGACGCAGACCGCGGAGGCGGCGGTGAACAGCGCGGTGATGAACGGGGCGTTGCCGGGCTCGGCCCGTGCGGCGGGCAGCATCATCAGGGCCGTGCCGATGGCGATCAGGCCGAGGAACGCCAGCGGGACGATCCGGGCCGGATGCTGCCATGGTGATCGCACCCGCTGAGTAATATCACCTCAGTACTGCAGCAGCGCCCAGCAGGCGGCCGCGAACGCGCCGGTGCTGGTGAGAGTGCGCAGATGGTTCCACGGGAGCCAGCGGGGCAGGAACGCGGCCCACACCGCGGTGGGATTCTCGATCTCGTGGGGGTCGCCGGCCTCGTTGAGCCGATTGTTGAGCGGGATGTTGACGACGAAGGTGACCAGCAGCGTCGCCGCGTAGAGCAGCAACGCGATCATCAGCGGGATGAACACCGCGGACGTGCCGGAATTCTGGAACGCCGCGATCGCGGTGAAGACCAGCGCGCCGATGAAGATCACCCCGAACAGCGGGTTCTGGATCGCCACGTTGATCCGCTGCATCACCTCGACGGCGGCCCGGTCGCCGGCCGCGCGCAGACCCAGCATCACCGAGCCGGAATAGGCGTAGAAGAGGCCGGCCATCAGGCCCAGCATGAGCACGGCGAGCAGCAGGATCGTGGTGCGCATCCCGTTTGTCTACACGTGTTGCAGAAATCCTGCAAACGAATAAGTCTTCACATCCAAGCCCGCCTATGTTTGTCTGTGGCCGGGAGCGCTCCCCTAATCCCCCATAGATCCGCGCTCCGAGCGCGCTGGTCCCCACGGTCTTTCTGATCGTTCAGTGTGCTGGGAATGCGGGTCTCCGCTACCCGAAAGAGGCTGAAGAAATGTCAGTCCGAATCACCCGGGCCGTCCTGCCGCTCGTCCTCGCGGGCACCGTCCTGAGCGTTCCCCAGCACGCGACGGCCGCACCGATCCAGCCCTTCGCGATCACCGACCTGGTCGGCTGGGCCACCCAGAACGGCGGCACCACCGGCGGCGGCAGCGCTGCGACCACCACCGTGACCAGTGCATCCGCGCTCACCTCAGCGCTCGGATCGTCCTCCGCGGCCGTCATCCGGGTCTCCGGGACGATCAACTGCAGTGGCATGCTCCGGGTCCGCTCCAACAAGACGATCATCGGCAACGCGGGCGCCGCGATCGTCGGCTGCGGACTCAACATCAACGGCGATCGCAACGTCATCATCCGCAACCTGTCCTTCCGGAATTGGAACGACGACGCGATCAACGTGCAGGAGTCGGCGACCAACATCTGGGTCGACCACAACAGTTTCAGCAACGGCTACGACGGTGCCGTCGACATCAAACGCGGATCCGATTTCATCACCGTGTCGTGGAACCGCGTATTCAACCACGACAAGTCGATGCTGCTCGGCCACAGCGACAGCAACGCCTCGCAGGACACCGGTCACCTGCGCGTGACATACCACCACAACTGGTTCGACGCGTCGACGCAGCGTCATCCGCGGGTCCGTTTCGGTAACCCGGTGCACGTCTACAACAACTACTACCGGGCCAACAGCGGCTACGGCGTCGCCTCCACCGAAGGCGCCGGCGTACTCGTCGAAGCCAACTCGTTCGAGAACGTGGACGACCCGTACCACCTCGGCGAAGGCTCCTCGGACGCGGGCACCCTGGTAGCCCGCAACAACCTGCTGGTCAACTCCGGCAGCGGCCAGACCGGCGGCAGCGTGCGGGCGATCCCCTACGCGTACACCGCCGACGCCCCGGCCAACGTGAAATCCATCGTGACCGCCAACGCCGGCGCAGGACGCATCAGCGTTTGATCCACATCAGCTGATCCATATCAGTCGTGATCCGCTTCCGGATGCCCTCCCCTCCGGGGAGGGCATCCCCCTTTCCACCCGTCCCCACATCCCCACCGGACCCCACGTCCCCACCCCGCCCCGCCGCACACTGCCCCGTCCCGCCGCACACACCGCCTCACCCCCGCCGCACACCGCCCCGTCCCGCCGCACACACCGCCTCACCCCCGCCGCACACTGCCCCGTCCCGCCGCACACACCGCCTCACCCCCGCCGCACACCGCCTCACCGCACACCGCCCCGCCGCACCCCCGCCGCACAGCCCCGTCCGGCCCCACAGCCCTGCCCCAGCTCCCAGCCGGCCGGCGGGAAACCGGCCTTGTGGATCACCCAGCCGGAAGTTATGACCCTCAGCACCGGCCGGACAACCCAGCTGTCCCTCACGGCTGCTTCCACACGCGCGAAACAACCCTCACCGCCAGCCCGACAACCCAGCTGGCGCTCACGGCTGCTTCCGCGGGCGGGAACAGCCCTGAGCGCCTGCCGGACCGGTGTGCCTCAGCCGGCAAGCCGGGCACGGCCGGGCAGGGCCGGGCAGGGCCGGGCAGGGCTGGGCCTACCGCGGCCGGCGTTGCCTGGCGGGCGGACCTCGGCGCTGAGCGTCTAGTCACCTTGCGGCGCCAAGGCTCCGGCTCGAGCTGAGCCACTTGATCATGCTGGGCCGACGTTGAGCGTCCCCACCCAGCCGCAGAAGGAGCACTCCACGTCAGCCAGACCACCCGGCTGACCACCAACGTCGCCTCCCGACCACCGAAGCAGCACCCACCGTCAGCCAGACCACCCAGCTGACCACCAACGTCGCCTCCCAGCCACCGAAGCAGCACCCACCGTCAGCCAGACCACCCAGCTGACCACCAACGTCGCCTCCCAGCCACCGAAGCAGCACCCACCGTCAGCCAGACCACCCAGCTGACCACCAACGTCGCCTCCCAGCCACCGAAGCAGCACCCACCGTCAGCCAGACCACCCAGCTGACCACCAACGTCGCCTCCCAGCCACCGAAGCAGCACCCACCGTCAGCCAGACCACCCAGCTGACCACCAACGTCGCCTCCCAGCCACCGAAGCAGCACCCACCGTCAGCCAGACCACCCAGCTGACCACCAACGTCGCCTCCCAGCCACCGAAGCAGCACCCACCGTCAGCCAGACCACCCAGCTGACCACCAACGTCGCCTCCCAGCCACCGAAGCAGCACCCACCGTCAGCTGGACCGCCCGGCTGACCGGCAGCGTCGCCTCCCGGTCGATGAAGGAGCAGTCACCGTCAGCTGGACCGCCCGGCTGACCGGCAGCGTCGCCTCCCGGTCGATGAAGGAGCAGTCACCGTCAGCTGGGGGGTTGGCTGAAGGGAAGGGTGATCTTGGCGGTTGGGAGGAGGGTCAGGGTAGGGCGGCCAGGCGGGTGGTCAGGAAGCGGCGTTCGGCATCCGTGGGGGCCTGGGACAGGGCCACGTGGTAGGCGGCGGCGGCTTCGGTGGTGCGGCCGAGGCGGGTCAGCAGTTCGGCTCGGGTGGCCGGCAGCAAATGGTAGGCGGACAGGGACGGGGCTTCGGCGAGGGTGTCGAGGAGGGCCAGGCCGGCGGCGGGGCCTTCGGCTTCGGCGATGGCTACGGCTCGGTTGAGTTCGATGATGGGGGACGGGGTCAGGCGGGCCAGCTCGGCATACAAGGCCGCTATCTGGGGCCAGTCGGTGTCGGCGGCGTGTGGGGCCGTGGCGTGGCACGCGGCGATGGCGGCCTGCAGCCGGTATGGGCCGCGGCCGGGGGAACGGGCGAGTACGCGTACCCCCTCGGTGATCAGGTCGTGGTCCCAGCGGGCGCGATCCTGGGCGCCCAGGGTGACCAGGTCGCCGGAGGCGTCGGTGCGCGTCGCGCGCCGGGAATGTTGCAGCAGCATCAGGGCCAGCAGGCCGCGGGCCTCGGGTTCGTCGGGCATCAGGTCGGTGAGTACGCGGGTCAGGCGGATCGCTTCGTCGGCCAGGTTCTCGCGGCCGGCGGTGTAGCCCTCGTTGAACATCAGGTACAGCACCGCGAGCACGCCGGCCAGGCGTTCGGGGAGCAGGTGGGCTTCGGGGACCCGGTACGGGATGGCGGCGTTGCGGATCTTGCGTTTGGCTCGGACCAGGCGCTGGGCCATGGTGGGTTCGGCGGTCAGGAAGGCGCGGGCGATCTCCGTGGTGGTGAGCCCGGCCAGGGTACGCAGGGTGAGCGCCACCCGGGCATCGAGCGGCAGCGCCGGATGGCAGCAGGTGAAGATCAGCTTCAGCCGGTCGTCGGGCACCGCTTCGTCCTCTCGCGGCGGGTTCGGGTCGGCCAGCAGGGCGGCCGCCTGCAGCCGCGCGGCTTCGGAGGCCGCACGGCGCAGGCGATCCACGGCACGGTTGCGCGCGGCGGTGGTCAGCCAGGCACCGGGATTGCGGGGTACGCCGTCCGCGTCCCATTTGCTGACGGCCCGCGTGAACGCGTCCTGGGCGCACTCCTCGGCCAGGTCCCAGTCGCCGGTGAGCCGGATCAGTGTCGCCACGATCCGGCCCCACTCCTCCCGGAATGCCGCATCCACCGCAGCCGCCGCGACCCCACCATCAGCCGCGACAGGCGCATCGGTCGCAGGCCCGGCGCTGACTACGGGCCGAGCATCGGCCGCGGTCCCGGTGTCCGCGGCCGTGGTGTCCGCCGGGCCGGCGGCGCTGTGGGCCGGTCGGGAAGTGGGTTCAGGCATTCCGGGTGGCACCTATTCCTCCCAGAAGGGGCGGAGTTCGATGGCGCCGAAGTGCGCCAGCGGGTGTTTCGCGGCTATCGCGACCGCCTCCTCGAGGGAGGCGCAGTCCAGCACGTCGTAGCCGGCCACCCACTCCTTGGTGTCTGCGAACGGGCCATCGGTGATCAGGGCGCCGTGGCCGCGCACCGTGGTGGCGTCCTCCTTGCCGCAGAGCTGGTGGCCTTCCAGGCGGCGGCCGGCGGTTTCCGCAAGCCAGGACTCGACGGTGTTGTCGGCTTCGGTCATCTGGCGGCTGTCGTCCGCGCAGACCAGCATCAGGAATCGCATCAGTCGTGCTCCCGCCAGTAGAAGGGCCTGATTTCCACGCCGACCCGGCACGCCGGATGGGTGGAGGCGGCCTCGATGGCCTGGTCGAGGTCGGCGGCTTCGACGATCTCGTAGCCGCCGATGTGTTCCTTGGTGTCGGCGAACGGGCCGTCGGTGACCAGCACCTCGCCGTCGCGGACGCGGACGGTCACGGCGTCGGCGGGCGGGCGCAGGCGCTGGCCGCGGTGGGTGATGCCGCGGTCGGCGAGTTGCTGCTGCCAGGCCTGGAAGCCGGGTGACGCGGCTATCTCCGACGGGGACGGCTCAGCCGTGCCGTCGTCGAGCATCCAGAGCATGTAACGCACGGGTTCTCCCTCTCCTGCCGGGCTCGGAGATCGAGCCTCTCATCCAGGACGACGCGGCACCCTCCCGGAAATCGACAACCCGTCGCTGTCGATTTCCGCCACCCGGCCGCGTCGTGCTGATGAACGAACCGGAACGACGAGTGGATGGAGCCCGAGATGCAGCCGTTGGCCAACATGATCTGGCAGATCGCCGATGTGCAGGCGGAGTCGACGCGGGAGATGGAGAACGCGATGGGCCGCCTGGCCGCGGCGACCAGCCGGGCGTTGCGCCGGGTCAGGCGTGGCGGCGGTGAATCTCCGCAGCCTGAGCGGTGACGCCGGAGTGGTCCGAAACCTCGAGGACGTGGTCGAGCAGGGCGTGCAGGGCGGCGCGCTCCAGCCGGGGCGCGTCGTTCTCGAGGCTGTTCAGCACGAGGACGGCCGCGTCGACCGCGCCGGTGGAGAGGCTGCCGTGCAGCGCCTGCTGGTAGGCGTGCAGCAGCTTCTCCGGCTCGGCCCGTTGCGCGGAGGTCAGCCAGAGCGCGACCAGGCTGTGGGCGACCGACACGTAGTCACGGGGACCGTGCCCGACGAAACTGATCATCAACTCGGGCGCCCAGGTGAGCAGCGGGTCGACGGCGTGCCGCAGCGCGTCGTCGGAGAACGCGCCGCTCAGGTGCATCGACTGCAGGGCCGTGTGGATCGGGAAGTACTGGCCGACCTCGTTGATCGGCGCCTGACCGCTGAACCGCCAGCTGAGGCCGAAGCTGTGCGACCAGAGCGGATCGACCGTGCTGCTCACCCGGTCGCCGGAGTGCTCGAGCTGGAAGTCGCGGCGGCCGTCCGGCGCCCAGGTCCGGGTGATCTTCAGGTGTTCCAGGGCGTCCAGGAAATTGCCGCCGGGGATCGCGGCCCGCCACTGCATGGCCATGTCGCGCAGCCAGCCGGCCGGGTCCTTGGCGTGCTGGTAGAGCTCGGACGCCCGTAGCGGCTGCCCGCAGGCGAGGGCGAGCAACGTCAGGTTGAACGAGTAGGGACCGCATGCGCGCGCTCGATGAAGAAGAACCGGCCGACCATCTCCTGGCCGGCGCTGATCGGCGTACGGAACTCCTGGGTCTGCTGCATGCGGCTGGGCGGTAGGCCGAGACCGGCCAGGTCGGCGTCGAGTTCGGCGGTGGTGACCCACAGGCGCAGCCGGTGGAACATCGCGAAGGCGACCACGGACAGCCGCAACAGCTCGTCGTCGACCAGGGCGGGCAGGGCCGCGTCCGGCTGATCGCCGTGCACCCGGCGCACCTCGCGGGCGGCGAACTCGCGCAGCAGCCGTTCGTAGAGCTGCCCGGTGCCGAAGGATTCGCCGGCGTCCTGCAGCGCGTTGCCGGTGGCGTCGTAGAGAGCCAGCATCAGCAGCAGCAGGGGCTGCTGGGCGAGGTCCGGAAAGCGGCGCAGCACCTCGAGGCTGAGCGGCCGCCGGCCGGTGTTCCACTGTGCCGCGTTGGCTCCGGTCCAGATCCGCAGCCAGTGTTCCTGCTGCGGCTCGTCGAACGGTTCGAGACGGACGACGAGGCTGCCGGCGGGCAGGCGGGCCCGGTCGGCGACGGCGATGCGGCTGGTCACCAGCACCGCGACCGGACGGCCGAGCACCGCCTCGCGCTGCTGGAACGCGGCCACCCGCTGCAGGTAGTCGGACTGGTGGATGCCGGTGACCTGGAGCAGTTCGTCGAAACCGTCGAGCAGGACGACCGGCATCGCACCGTCGGCGTCGCGCGCCGGGTCCGGCCAGGCCACGGTCTCGCCGATGGCGGTACGCAACGCCTGCTCCACCTGATCCTGGATCTCCGCCTCGGCCCGCACCTCGCGCAGCGCCACCCGGACGACCAGGAAGTCGGCGGCCGGCAGACGGGCGGCGAGCACCCGGGTCAGCGACGACTTGCCGGCGCCCGGCTGGCCGAGCAGCAGCAGCGGGGCGTCGGCGGCCTGCGGGGTGGTCAGGTAGGTGACGAGGAAAGCGGCGAGGTCGGCGCGGGGTTCGGTGTCCCACCAGCTCTCGTCGGCGGGGCGGGCGCCGGGGCCGGCCGCTTTCACCCGGTACCGCGGGTCGAGGTAGCCGTTGCCGAGCGCCGGCATGGTCAGGTCGCCGGCGTCGCCGCCGAGGATCGGCTTGCCGAGTTCGGCGCGGTAGGCGCGGGCCAGGGCGGCGCGATGCCGGGCCGGGTCGCGGTGCGAGGTGACCTGGAGCAGGGTGTTCTCCAGGCTCTCCAGACCGCGGGTGGCGGCCCGGTCGGCGTGGTGCCGCATCCAGACGGCGAACTCCGGGATCTCCTCGGAGAGTTTGCGGAGGTGCTCCTCGTAGCGGGCGACCGCCTCGTCCGGCAGCCGCGTGGCCAGCAACTCGTCGAAGGCGAGGCGGCTTGCCTCGGTGGCCCGGTCCCAGCGGTCACCACCAGCACCCCGTGGGCGGCGACGAGGCGCTGACTCCGGCTGTAGCGGTCGTTTCCGCGTACCCAATCATTGATCTTGCCGGCGACCTGGTGCCCGAGCCGGATCGCCTCGGCCTTGGCGTCGAAGAGGCTGACGGCAGCGTCGCTGCCGCCGGCGGTCGCCACGCTGAGCGCGCCGCCCAGCAGGTTGTCGGCGACCTTCATCAGCGGGCCGGAGCCACCGAGAAGCTTGACGGCATCGTGGTACGTCAGTCCCTGCGGCACCTGCCCACTATAGGAATCGCCGCCTACGATCGGGGCATGCGCGAGCTGCTGCGCTCGATCCGGAACGAGCCGCGACCCATTCCCCCGCCACCCGTCCGGGTGTGGCGGGACTGGCTGCTGGTCGCCCTGGCGACCGCAGCGCTGCTGATCGAGGCCGCGGTGACCCGGGCCAACCCGGTGTTCGCCCTGGTGGCCGTGCCGACGCTGCTGTGG is part of the Actinoplanes sp. NBC_00393 genome and harbors:
- a CDS encoding NACHT domain-containing protein, with the protein product MGTRKRPLQPESAPRRRPRGAGGDRWDRATEASRLAFDELLATRLPDEAVARYEEHLRKLSEEIPEFAVWMRHHADRAATRGLESLENTLLQVTSHRDPARHRAALARAYRAELGKPILGGDAGDLTMPALGNGYLDPRYRVKAAGPGARPADESWWDTEPRADLAAFLVTYLTTPQAADAPLLLLGQPGAGKSSLTRVLAARLPAADFLVVRVALREVRAEAEIQDQVEQALRTAIGETVAWPDPARDADGAMPVVLLDGFDELLQVTGIHQSDYLQRVAAFQQREAVLGRPVAVLVTSRIAVADRARLPAGSLVVRLEPFDEPQQEHWLRIWTGANAAQWNTGRRPLSLEVLRRFPDLAQQPLLLLMLALYDATGNALQDAGESFGTGQLYERLLREFAAREVRRVHGDQPDAALPALVDDELLRLSVVAFAMFHRLRLWVTTAELDADLAGLGLPPSRMQQTQEFRTPISAGQEMVGRFFFIERAHAVPTRST